A window of Caldicellulosiruptoraceae bacterium PP1 contains these coding sequences:
- a CDS encoding pyruvate kinase alpha/beta domain-containing protein — translation MHFESAGEKNTQKTIELALKVANEKGINHIVVASCSGNTAKLLKDCGKKVVVVTHVNGFERPGEMEISQDTINELKSYGFKVYTGTHVLSGAERGISRKFGGVYPVEIIAHSLRMLGQGLKVAVEVSIMALDAGLIPYGEDIIAIGGTQSGADTAAIIRPSHAASIFETKIKEIICKPSNF, via the coding sequence ATGCATTTTGAAAGTGCAGGAGAAAAAAATACACAAAAAACAATTGAACTTGCTTTAAAGGTAGCAAATGAAAAAGGTATAAATCATATTGTAGTTGCTTCATGCAGCGGGAATACAGCAAAGCTTCTAAAAGATTGTGGTAAAAAGGTAGTTGTTGTAACTCATGTGAATGGCTTTGAAAGACCTGGAGAGATGGAGATTTCACAAGACACTATTAATGAACTAAAAAGTTATGGCTTCAAAGTATACACTGGTACCCACGTCTTATCAGGTGCTGAAAGGGGTATCTCAAGAAAATTTGGTGGTGTTTACCCTGTTGAGATAATAGCACATTCTTTAAGAATGTTGGGACAAGGACTAAAAGTTGCAGTTGAAGTTTCTATTATGGCTCTTGATGCGGGATTGATACCTTATGGTGAAGATATAATTGCAATTGGAGGGACACAATCAGGTGCTGATACAGCAGCAATAATAAGGCCATCTCATGCAGCATCAATATTTGAGACTAAGATTAAAGAAATAATATGTAAGCCAAGTAACTTTTAA
- a CDS encoding SDR family NAD(P)-dependent oxidoreductase, with translation MFVWDNKVLLITGGTRGIGKAIVDELIKKNVKIIIAARSNDELLKIENEFIKNKDDILLVQADISQESDCKKVIELGYNNFKKIDILINNAGIGLRDKIEDINDSDLRKVFDINFYGSFYMIKYTIPYFKKQKGGTIVNICSLGVKRPVPNTGGYTLSKVSLAYLGDIIRIENSKDNIKVLNVFPGSVETSFRKNALGKEYPQNEKRLSRLSPSIVAKRIIKGIEKGQKEIYTSNADKIMAIFTRLFPSLSDYIILKSFKI, from the coding sequence ATGTTTGTATGGGATAATAAAGTTTTGTTGATTACAGGTGGAACAAGAGGAATAGGGAAAGCAATTGTTGATGAACTTATAAAAAAGAATGTGAAAATTATCATTGCTGCTCGTTCTAATGATGAGTTATTAAAAATTGAGAATGAGTTTATTAAAAATAAAGATGACATTTTATTAGTACAGGCTGACATATCACAAGAATCTGATTGTAAAAAGGTTATCGAATTAGGTTATAACAATTTCAAAAAAATAGATATCTTAATTAATAATGCAGGGATTGGCCTAAGAGATAAAATTGAAGATATCAATGACAGTGATTTAAGAAAGGTTTTTGATATTAATTTTTACGGCAGTTTTTATATGATAAAATATACTATTCCATATTTTAAAAAACAAAAAGGAGGAACTATTGTAAACATATGCTCTTTAGGAGTAAAAAGACCTGTTCCTAATACTGGAGGATATACATTAAGTAAAGTTTCTCTTGCCTATTTAGGAGATATTATAAGAATAGAGAATAGTAAAGATAATATAAAAGTTTTAAATGTTTTTCCGGGCTCTGTTGAAACAAGCTTTAGAAAGAATGCTTTGGGTAAAGAATATCCACAAAATGAAAAAAGGCTATCTAGACTATCACCATCAATTGTTGCAAAAAGGATAATAAAAGGCATTGAGAAAGGCCAAAAAGAGATATATACATCAAATGCTGATAAAATAATGGCAATTTTTACAAGACTTTTTCCAAGTTTATCTGATTATATTATTCTAAAATCTTTCAAAATATAG
- a CDS encoding ABC transporter ATP-binding protein, protein MSEKKDWGNRENVNIQNSQPGGFGRPGAGFGRPMGGPHGVSLSTSKPKDAKKTLKRLLKYLSKHRILFLFVIIAILINIGVSLLNPYLIGKTIDSFIIPKDFKGLFRMLLVLGILYILSIIFTWLQSYIMMHITQKTIFEMRNDVFAKLQKLPIHFFDTKQHGDIMSRLTNDIDNLSNTLNSSLVQIFSSGITLIGTVIIMLNLSIIMTIVSLLVVPIMFYCTNFIAKRTRKFYTEQQSKLGQINGIIEEDITGLKVIKVFDREEEEINKFEKINNEFRSVGIKAQIFSGVIPPMMNVLTNLSFALVAAAGGYLALNKVITIGTIATFINYSRQFTRPLNELANQFNMLQSGFASAERIFAIIDEKPEKPDTEDAINLKNIKGELEFKNVSFSYNKDFKVLKNISFKARPGQTIAIVGPTGAGKTTIVNLLMRFYDVDQGSILLDGVDIRKIKRDNLRKAIGIVLQDTFLFSETITDNIRYGKIDALEEEVERAAKLSNAHQFIKRLQNGYKTILSDNGFNLSQGQRQLLAISRAILADPAILILDEATSNIDTRTEKHVQEAMLNLMKGRTSIVIAHRLSTIKNADLILFINDGQIVESGTHDELLNKKGFYYNLYMSQFSIV, encoded by the coding sequence ATGAGTGAAAAAAAGGATTGGGGGAATAGAGAAAATGTTAATATTCAAAATTCGCAACCGGGTGGGTTTGGAAGACCTGGTGCAGGCTTTGGAAGACCAATGGGAGGGCCACATGGTGTTAGTCTTTCAACATCTAAACCCAAAGATGCTAAAAAAACATTAAAAAGATTATTAAAATATCTTAGTAAGCACAGAATTTTATTTTTATTTGTAATAATAGCAATATTGATAAACATTGGTGTATCACTATTAAATCCTTATTTAATTGGTAAAACAATAGATAGTTTCATAATACCTAAGGATTTTAAAGGACTTTTTAGAATGTTATTGGTTTTAGGAATCCTTTATATACTTTCAATAATATTTACTTGGCTTCAAAGTTATATAATGATGCATATAACCCAGAAAACTATTTTTGAAATGAGAAATGACGTTTTTGCAAAACTACAAAAGCTCCCTATACATTTTTTTGATACAAAGCAGCATGGAGATATAATGAGTAGACTTACTAATGATATAGATAATCTAAGTAATACATTGAATTCGAGTTTAGTCCAAATCTTTTCAAGCGGTATTACATTAATTGGAACAGTTATTATTATGTTAAATTTAAGTATTATAATGACAATTGTTAGCCTTTTGGTTGTCCCAATTATGTTTTACTGTACAAACTTTATTGCAAAAAGAACAAGAAAGTTTTATACTGAACAACAATCCAAATTAGGACAAATTAATGGAATAATTGAAGAGGATATCACAGGGCTTAAAGTAATAAAGGTTTTTGATAGAGAAGAAGAGGAAATAAATAAATTTGAAAAAATAAACAATGAATTTCGAAGTGTTGGAATTAAAGCTCAGATATTTTCAGGTGTTATACCACCTATGATGAATGTTTTAACAAACCTTAGTTTTGCATTAGTTGCTGCTGCTGGGGGATACCTTGCTTTGAATAAAGTTATTACTATTGGAACAATAGCTACATTTATAAATTATTCAAGACAATTCACGAGGCCATTAAATGAACTTGCAAATCAATTTAATATGCTTCAATCTGGTTTTGCAAGTGCTGAAAGAATTTTTGCAATTATTGATGAAAAGCCAGAAAAGCCTGATACTGAAGATGCAATAAACTTAAAAAACATAAAAGGTGAGCTTGAGTTCAAAAACGTAAGCTTTTCATATAATAAGGATTTCAAAGTACTTAAAAACATATCATTTAAAGCAAGGCCCGGCCAAACCATTGCTATAGTTGGGCCGACAGGTGCAGGTAAAACAACTATTGTAAATTTATTAATGAGATTTTATGATGTTGACCAAGGCTCAATACTGCTTGATGGTGTAGATATTAGAAAAATAAAAAGAGATAACTTAAGAAAAGCAATTGGAATTGTATTACAAGATACATTTTTGTTTTCAGAAACAATTACTGATAATATTAGATATGGAAAGATTGATGCATTAGAAGAAGAAGTAGAACGAGCTGCAAAACTTTCTAATGCCCATCAATTCATAAAAAGATTACAAAATGGATATAAAACCATTCTTTCAGATAATGGATTCAATCTAAGCCAAGGACAAAGGCAGCTTTTAGCTATATCAAGAGCAATACTGGCAGACCCAGCAATTTTGATTTTAGATGAGGCAACAAGTAATATAGATACAAGAACAGAAAAACATGTTCAAGAGGCAATGTTAAACTTAATGAAAGGTAGAACAAGCATTGTAATAGCTCATAGGTTAAGTACAATTAAGAATGCCGATTTAATATTGTTTATAAATGATGGTCAGATAGTTGAAAGTGGAACACATGATGAGTTATTAAATAAAAAAGGCTTTTATTATAACCTATATATGAGCCAGTTTAGTATAGTATAA
- a CDS encoding Gfo/Idh/MocA family protein, with amino-acid sequence MGDVLNVGLIGYKFMGKAHSNALQRLSMFFNPSKKVNLKAICGRDEKWVSEAAQKLGWESYETSWEKLIERSDIDIIDIAAPSNVHKEIAIKAANAGKHIFCEKPLALTLKDAREMLNAVQKNKVKHQIGFNYRFAPAIQLAKRLIDQGKIGTIYHFRALYLQDWIVDPNFPLVWRLDKNVAGSGSHGDLGAHLIDLARFLVGDIEKVIGMSKTFIKERPLVEKMTGLSGKAQQDAPKGEVTVDDATLFLAHFKNGALGSFEATRFANGHKNGMSFEINGSKGSIKFEFERMNELQYFSYDDEEGLKGFRTIQVTESIHPYMEAWWPAGHVIGYEHTFVHEFYEFIEAIAKDTPTSPDFVDGVKCSQVLEAVDLSIEKGHWIEVDSL; translated from the coding sequence ATGGGTGATGTTTTAAATGTTGGGCTTATTGGATATAAATTTATGGGTAAAGCACATAGTAATGCTTTACAAAGACTTAGTATGTTTTTTAATCCAAGTAAAAAGGTAAATTTAAAAGCTATTTGTGGTAGAGATGAAAAATGGGTAAGTGAAGCAGCTCAAAAACTTGGTTGGGAAAGCTACGAAACATCATGGGAAAAACTAATTGAACGTTCTGATATTGATATTATTGATATTGCAGCTCCAAGTAATGTTCATAAAGAGATTGCTATAAAAGCAGCAAATGCAGGAAAACATATCTTTTGTGAAAAGCCTTTAGCTTTAACTCTCAAAGATGCACGTGAAATGCTTAATGCAGTTCAAAAAAACAAGGTTAAACATCAGATTGGCTTTAACTACCGATTTGCTCCAGCAATTCAATTAGCAAAAAGACTAATTGACCAAGGAAAGATTGGGACCATATATCACTTTAGAGCTCTTTATCTTCAAGATTGGATTGTAGACCCTAATTTCCCACTTGTATGGAGACTTGATAAAAATGTTGCTGGTTCAGGTTCTCATGGTGATTTAGGAGCACATCTAATTGACCTTGCTCGTTTTCTTGTAGGGGATATAGAAAAAGTAATTGGTATGAGTAAAACATTTATTAAGGAAAGACCACTTGTTGAGAAAATGACAGGACTAAGTGGGAAGGCTCAACAAGATGCTCCAAAAGGTGAGGTTACTGTTGATGATGCCACACTTTTCTTGGCTCATTTTAAAAATGGAGCTTTGGGTTCTTTTGAAGCAACAAGATTTGCAAATGGACATAAAAATGGTATGTCTTTTGAGATAAATGGTAGCAAAGGAAGCATTAAGTTTGAATTTGAAAGAATGAATGAGCTTCAATACTTTAGTTATGATGATGAAGAAGGTCTTAAAGGCTTTAGAACAATACAGGTTACTGAATCAATCCATCCATATATGGAGGCTTGGTGGCCAGCAGGACATGTCATAGGATATGAACATACATTTGTACATGAATTTTATGAGTTTATAGAAGCAATTGCAAAAGACACACCTACCTCACCTGACTTTGTTGATGGTGTAAAATGCTCACAAGTGCTTGAAGCAGTAGATTTATCAATAGAAAAAGGCCATTGGATTGAGGTAGATTCACTTTAG
- a CDS encoding ABC transporter ATP-binding protein, protein MKKLFVFLKPFWKAVILAPLLMVIEVVTDLMQPALLARIVDSGVMKGNLNYVIKTGLIMLLLAFIGMVGGIGCTIFASIASQNFGCSLREHLFKKIMSFSFKNIDKFKASSLITRLTNDVMQVQGLVFMSLRVVVRAPLLFIGGIVMVVLINAHLSIILLATIPIVAFSLYIISKRSMPLFSWVQKKIDRVNEVIRENLMGVRVVKAFVRETLEKSRFFIANKELLSTSLRAFSLTLLIWPSMMFAMNLSTILVLWFGAFQVKYGSMHVGEIIAYINYLNQILFSLMMIGNIFLFISRASASADRINEVLSTQVDIQNQEDAIKKPIKFGKVEFKNVTFKYEDSKSEPVLKNISFVAQPGETIAIIGATGSGKTTLVSLIPRLYDVENGSILIDDIDIKKMDIDTLRKSIGVVFQDTLLFSGTIEENIKWGKFDAQKEEIEYATQIAQAYEFINSFPDRFETIIGQRGVNLSGGQKQRLSLARAIIKNPKILILDDCTSAVDLSSERKIRNALKDTLGKCTTFIVAQRISTIMEADKIIVLDNGEIVATGTHEELIKSCSIYQEIYNSQLGNGGEENE, encoded by the coding sequence ATGAAAAAGCTTTTTGTATTTTTAAAACCTTTTTGGAAGGCTGTTATTCTTGCTCCTTTATTGATGGTAATTGAAGTAGTTACAGATTTAATGCAGCCTGCTTTATTAGCTAGAATTGTTGATAGTGGTGTTATGAAAGGTAATCTAAACTATGTAATCAAAACCGGACTTATCATGTTATTGCTTGCTTTTATTGGTATGGTTGGAGGAATAGGCTGTACAATATTTGCAAGTATTGCAAGCCAAAACTTTGGATGCAGCCTAAGAGAGCATCTATTTAAAAAAATAATGAGTTTTTCATTTAAAAATATAGATAAATTCAAAGCATCTTCATTAATAACAAGGCTTACAAATGATGTTATGCAAGTTCAGGGACTTGTTTTTATGTCACTTCGTGTTGTTGTAAGAGCCCCTCTTTTATTCATTGGTGGAATTGTTATGGTAGTATTGATAAATGCACATTTATCAATAATTCTTTTAGCTACAATTCCTATTGTTGCTTTTTCTTTATACATAATATCAAAGCGTAGTATGCCTTTGTTTTCGTGGGTTCAAAAAAAGATTGATAGAGTAAACGAAGTTATAAGAGAAAACCTTATGGGCGTAAGAGTAGTTAAGGCTTTTGTTAGAGAAACTTTAGAGAAATCAAGATTTTTTATTGCAAATAAAGAGCTTTTGTCAACATCTTTAAGGGCTTTTTCTTTAACTTTGTTAATATGGCCATCAATGATGTTTGCTATGAACTTAAGTACAATTTTGGTTTTATGGTTTGGTGCATTTCAAGTAAAATACGGTTCAATGCATGTTGGAGAAATTATTGCTTATATAAATTACCTAAACCAGATATTATTTTCTCTAATGATGATAGGAAATATCTTTTTATTTATTTCAAGAGCAAGTGCTTCAGCAGATAGAATAAATGAGGTGCTTTCAACTCAAGTTGATATACAAAATCAAGAAGATGCTATAAAAAAACCCATAAAGTTTGGTAAAGTTGAATTTAAAAACGTAACATTTAAATATGAAGATTCTAAAAGTGAACCTGTTCTTAAAAATATATCTTTTGTTGCACAACCTGGTGAAACAATAGCTATTATTGGAGCAACAGGTTCAGGAAAGACAACACTTGTTAGCCTTATTCCGAGACTATATGATGTAGAAAACGGAAGTATATTAATTGACGATATTGATATCAAAAAAATGGATATTGATACATTACGAAAAAGCATAGGTGTAGTATTCCAAGATACTTTATTATTTAGTGGAACAATTGAAGAAAATATAAAATGGGGTAAATTTGATGCCCAAAAGGAAGAAATAGAGTATGCAACACAAATAGCACAAGCTTATGAATTTATTAATAGTTTCCCTGATCGCTTTGAAACAATTATAGGGCAAAGAGGTGTTAATTTATCAGGAGGACAAAAACAAAGGCTATCTTTAGCACGAGCAATAATTAAAAATCCTAAAATACTTATATTAGACGATTGTACTTCAGCAGTTGACCTGTCAAGCGAAAGGAAAATAAGAAATGCTTTAAAGGATACGCTTGGTAAATGTACTACATTTATAGTTGCTCAGAGAATAAGCACAATAATGGAAGCAGATAAAATCATTGTTTTAGATAATGGAGAGATTGTAGCAACTGGGACTCATGAAGAGCTAATAAAGAGCTGTTCAATTTATCAAGAGATTTATAATTCTCAGCTTGGAAATGGTGGTGAAGAAAATGAGTGA
- a CDS encoding heavy-metal-associated domain-containing protein, which translates to MKKKISIEGMTCQHCVRRVENALKELDGVKSVKVDLAGKSAEVELTQDIDNQKIIAAIDDVGYEVTKIE; encoded by the coding sequence ATGAAAAAGAAAATCTCTATTGAAGGGATGACCTGCCAGCACTGCGTTAGACGTGTTGAAAATGCTCTAAAGGAATTAGATGGTGTGAAATCAGTAAAGGTTGATTTAGCAGGAAAATCTGCAGAGGTTGAATTAACTCAAGATATAGATAATCAAAAAATTATAGCTGCAATTGATGATGTTGGATATGAAGTTACAAAAATTGAGTAA
- a CDS encoding heavy metal translocating P-type ATPase, protein MKKKTLNITGMTCTACARAIEKSVSKVEGVSSASVNFATEKLVVEMDENKVDLEKIKEAVKKAGYGVEEEKQENIKEIIIPISGMTCASCVTAIEKAIKKLPGIEEVSVNLTTEKAKVKYDSTSVRLSEIKSAITKAGYTPLEIDSQQQKDYHKEQKEKEIKKLKLRFIYSSIFAIPLLYISMGHLFGLPIPRIIMPEENPFYFALIQLILVIPIIAAGFKFYTIGFSRLFNREPNMDSLIAVGTSAAILYGIYAIFEIAIGNNEYAKEMYFETAGVIIALISLGKYLEAVSKGRASDAIKKLMGLAPKTATIINQGQELVIPIDEVEVGDILLVRPGEKIPVDGEVIEGRTSVDESMLTGESIPVEKNVGSLVYGASINKNGVIKIKATKVGKDTILAQIIRLVEDAQATKAPIAKLADIISGYFVPVVIGIALVSSILWYISGESLTFALKIFISVLVIACPCALGLATPTAIMVGTGKGAEYGVLIKSGEALEIAHKITAIVFDKTGTITEGKPIVTDIISENGFNEDEVLKFAASAEKSSEHPLGEAIVNMAKEKNMQLLDVSNFEAIPGEGIETLIDGKRVILGNKKLMDNKGIQISLLSQWEKLAQEGKTPMFVAIDGMFAGIIAVADVLKPSSKKAIEILHNMGIEVYMLTGDNKKTAQAIARQVGIDKVLAEVLPQDKANEVKKLQAEGKKVAMVGDGINDAPALAQADIGIAIGSGTDVAIESADIVLMKSDILDVPTAINLSKKTIRNIKQNLFWAFFYNVIGIPIAAGVLYIFGGPLLNPIIAALAMAFSSVSVVTNALRLKRFKPFNIKI, encoded by the coding sequence ATGAAAAAAAAGACCTTAAATATTACTGGAATGACATGCACGGCTTGTGCAAGAGCTATTGAAAAAAGTGTTAGTAAAGTAGAGGGAGTATCTTCTGCATCAGTAAACTTTGCGACAGAAAAATTAGTAGTTGAAATGGATGAAAACAAAGTAGATTTAGAAAAGATAAAAGAAGCAGTAAAAAAAGCAGGTTATGGTGTAGAAGAGGAAAAACAAGAAAATATAAAAGAAATAATAATACCAATATCTGGTATGACCTGTGCTTCTTGTGTTACAGCAATAGAAAAAGCAATAAAAAAGTTACCCGGGATTGAAGAAGTAAGTGTAAATTTAACAACCGAGAAAGCAAAAGTAAAATATGATTCGACATCTGTCAGATTATCCGAAATAAAAAGTGCTATTACAAAAGCAGGATATACACCTTTAGAGATTGATTCACAGCAACAAAAAGATTATCATAAAGAGCAAAAAGAGAAAGAGATAAAGAAACTAAAATTACGATTTATCTATTCATCAATTTTTGCTATTCCGCTTTTATATATTTCTATGGGCCATTTATTTGGTTTGCCTATACCAAGAATAATAATGCCAGAAGAAAACCCCTTTTATTTTGCTTTAATACAGCTTATTCTGGTTATTCCAATTATTGCTGCAGGGTTTAAATTTTACACAATAGGATTTAGTAGACTTTTTAATAGAGAACCCAATATGGATTCATTAATAGCTGTTGGAACAAGTGCAGCAATACTGTATGGAATTTATGCAATATTTGAAATTGCTATTGGGAATAATGAATATGCAAAAGAGATGTATTTTGAAACTGCTGGAGTCATCATAGCCCTAATTTCTCTTGGTAAATATTTAGAAGCAGTATCAAAAGGTAGAGCATCAGATGCAATAAAAAAGCTAATGGGCCTTGCACCTAAGACTGCTACAATTATTAATCAGGGACAAGAGCTGGTTATTCCTATTGATGAGGTTGAAGTAGGGGATATTCTATTAGTTAGACCTGGTGAAAAAATACCTGTTGATGGTGAAGTAATTGAGGGGAGAACCTCTGTCGATGAGTCAATGTTGACAGGTGAAAGTATACCTGTTGAAAAAAATGTTGGAAGTTTAGTTTATGGTGCAAGTATAAATAAAAATGGTGTGATAAAAATTAAAGCTACAAAGGTAGGTAAAGATACTATACTTGCACAGATAATTAGACTTGTTGAAGATGCTCAAGCCACAAAAGCACCAATTGCAAAATTAGCAGATATTATTTCTGGATATTTTGTTCCAGTTGTAATTGGTATAGCTTTAGTATCTTCTATATTATGGTATATTTCTGGTGAATCTTTAACCTTTGCTTTAAAGATTTTCATTTCAGTTTTAGTTATTGCCTGCCCATGTGCTTTGGGGCTTGCTACACCAACTGCAATTATGGTAGGAACAGGTAAAGGTGCAGAGTACGGAGTTTTAATAAAAAGTGGTGAGGCACTCGAAATAGCTCATAAGATTACAGCTATTGTTTTTGATAAGACAGGAACAATTACTGAAGGAAAGCCTATAGTCACTGATATAATCTCAGAAAACGGTTTTAATGAGGATGAAGTACTTAAATTTGCAGCTTCAGCCGAAAAAAGCTCTGAACATCCACTTGGGGAAGCTATTGTTAATATGGCTAAAGAGAAGAATATGCAATTATTGGATGTAAGTAACTTTGAGGCAATTCCGGGTGAAGGAATTGAAACATTAATTGATGGTAAAAGAGTTATCTTGGGCAATAAAAAACTTATGGATAATAAAGGAATTCAAATTTCACTTTTAAGTCAATGGGAAAAACTTGCTCAAGAAGGTAAAACACCTATGTTTGTAGCTATTGATGGAATGTTCGCAGGAATTATTGCTGTTGCAGATGTTTTAAAGCCAAGCAGTAAAAAGGCTATAGAAATTCTTCACAATATGGGTATAGAGGTATATATGTTGACAGGTGATAATAAAAAGACAGCACAAGCTATCGCAAGACAAGTAGGTATAGATAAGGTCTTAGCTGAGGTTTTACCTCAAGATAAAGCAAATGAAGTGAAAAAACTTCAAGCTGAAGGCAAAAAAGTTGCTATGGTTGGTGATGGTATTAATGATGCACCAGCATTAGCTCAAGCTGATATCGGGATAGCAATAGGCTCTGGAACTGATGTTGCAATTGAATCTGCTGATATTGTTTTAATGAAAAGTGATATTTTAGATGTTCCGACAGCAATAAATTTAAGTAAAAAGACAATTAGAAATATAAAACAAAATCTATTTTGGGCATTTTTTTATAATGTAATAGGTATACCAATTGCAGCAGGTGTATTATATATATTTGGAGGACCACTATTAAATCCTATTATAGCAGCACTTGCTATGGCTTTTAGTTCGGTATCTGTTGTAACAAATGCATTAAGGTTAAAAAGGTTTAAACCTTTTAATATAAAAATATAA
- a CDS encoding MarR family winged helix-turn-helix transcriptional regulator, which yields MKEQENIEYIAQELMNSFIKLNNSRRKKRSDRFGIKRSEFFLLNLLYHNVDKEQGMKVSDISSALEITPAAVTHMINSLEDLGYVKRINHPTDRRVVLISLTQKGFELTEKMHQEFYEDSKDLVNYLGTDKSFELIKLLKLSIKFYQEKK from the coding sequence TTGAAAGAGCAAGAAAATATTGAATATATTGCTCAAGAGCTTATGAATAGTTTCATAAAGCTTAATAATTCTAGAAGGAAAAAACGAAGTGATAGGTTTGGGATAAAAAGGAGTGAGTTTTTTTTATTAAATCTTCTATATCATAACGTTGATAAAGAACAGGGTATGAAAGTATCTGATATAAGTTCAGCACTCGAGATTACACCGGCAGCTGTTACGCATATGATAAATTCATTAGAGGATTTAGGATATGTGAAAAGGATAAACCACCCAACTGATAGAAGAGTAGTACTCATCTCACTTACACAAAAAGGCTTTGAACTTACAGAAAAGATGCACCAAGAATTTTATGAAGATTCAAAAGATTTAGTTAATTATTTGGGAACTGATAAAAGTTTTGAACTGATAAAACTATTAAAACTATCAATCAAATTTTATCAGGAAAAAAAGTGA
- a CDS encoding zinc-binding dehydrogenase → MIQAVMTQPGKIEFIEIPVPEIKDNQVLIKMMRIGVCGSDIHVYHGKHPYTTYPVVQGHEVSGEIVKIGENVTGLFVGDKVTVQPQVVCGKCYSCIHGNYHICDNLKVMGFQTTGMASEYFAVDAEKVIKLPNDLSFDEGAMIEPLAVAVHAVKKIGDIKDKKILVLGAGPIGNLVAQTAKGIGAASIMITDVSGYRLEKAKECGIDYCINVNDHNLENEIKNIFGADKADVIFECVGSNQTINQAINVARKGSEIVVVGVYGDKVNVDMGLVQDRELRLYGTLMYKKEDYITAIELVENGKINLKTLITNHFTFKDYLKAYEFIDNMKDKVMKVMVDIH, encoded by the coding sequence ATGATACAAGCAGTTATGACACAACCTGGGAAAATTGAATTTATTGAAATACCTGTACCTGAAATAAAGGATAATCAAGTTTTAATAAAAATGATGAGGATAGGTGTTTGTGGTTCTGATATTCATGTTTATCATGGAAAACACCCTTATACTACATATCCTGTTGTTCAAGGACATGAGGTATCTGGAGAAATTGTAAAAATTGGTGAGAATGTAACTGGATTATTTGTAGGTGATAAAGTAACAGTTCAGCCTCAAGTAGTTTGTGGTAAATGTTATTCTTGTATTCATGGCAACTATCATATTTGCGATAATCTAAAAGTTATGGGTTTTCAAACAACAGGAATGGCATCAGAATATTTTGCTGTTGATGCAGAAAAGGTAATTAAATTACCTAATGACCTTAGTTTTGATGAAGGTGCAATGATAGAACCACTTGCAGTTGCAGTACATGCTGTTAAGAAAATAGGAGATATAAAAGATAAAAAAATATTAGTTTTAGGTGCTGGGCCAATAGGAAATTTGGTAGCTCAAACTGCTAAAGGCATTGGTGCTGCATCTATCATGATTACTGATGTAAGTGGTTATAGGTTAGAGAAAGCTAAAGAGTGTGGAATAGATTATTGTATAAATGTTAATGATCATAACTTAGAAAATGAAATTAAAAATATATTTGGGGCTGATAAAGCTGATGTTATTTTTGAGTGTGTAGGTTCAAACCAAACAATTAATCAAGCAATAAATGTTGCCCGAAAAGGTAGCGAAATTGTTGTAGTTGGTGTATATGGGGATAAAGTAAATGTTGATATGGGGCTGGTCCAAGATAGAGAATTAAGGCTATATGGAACTTTGATGTATAAAAAAGAGGATTATATAACAGCTATCGAATTAGTTGAAAATGGGAAAATAAATTTAAAAACATTAATAACTAACCATTTTACATTTAAGGATTATCTAAAGGCCTATGAATTTATTGACAACATGAAGGATAAAGTAATGAAGGTGATGGTTGATATCCATTAA